A stretch of Gemmatimonadota bacterium DNA encodes these proteins:
- a CDS encoding AtpZ/AtpI family protein codes for MAESPRSSEGPEPRPEVPLPEALARLEGEGSARSMGAAGRYAGLGIQFAASIVVFLYAGQWLDRRLGTAPIFLYVGVFTGAGAAFYSMYRNLMADQKRDEAAARAKREKQQQ; via the coding sequence ATGGCCGAATCCCCCCGCTCGTCCGAAGGGCCCGAACCGCGGCCCGAGGTGCCTCTGCCGGAAGCGCTGGCGAGGTTGGAGGGCGAGGGGTCGGCCCGCTCGATGGGGGCGGCCGGACGGTACGCCGGTCTGGGGATCCAGTTCGCGGCCTCCATCGTCGTCTTCCTCTACGCTGGGCAGTGGTTGGACCGGAGGTTGGGGACGGCGCCGATCTTCCTGTACGTGGGCGTCTTCACGGGCGCCGGGGCGGCTTTCTACTCGATGTACCGGAACCTCATGGCCGACCAGAAGCGCGACGAAGCGGCAGCGCGGGCCAAGCGGGAGAAGCAGCAGCAGTGA